In a genomic window of Oncorhynchus masou masou isolate Uvic2021 chromosome 4, UVic_Omas_1.1, whole genome shotgun sequence:
- the LOC135522077 gene encoding mitochondrial import receptor subunit TOM20 homolog, whose product MMGGKSSTIAAGVCGALFVGYCIYFDRKRRSDPNFKNRLRERRRNQAAAKQGTGLSKLPDLKDAEAVQKFFLEEIQLGEELLAQGDYENGIEHLTNAIAVCGQPQQLLQVLQQTLPPPVFQMLLTKLPTISQRIVSAQGSLNEEDLE is encoded by the exons ATGATGGGCGGTAAATCGAGCACCATAGCCGCCGGTGTTTGCGGGGCTCTGTTCGTTGGCTACTGCATCTACTTCGACAGGAAAAGACGGAGTGACCCCAACTTCAAGAACAGGCTGCGAGAAC GGAGGAGAAATCAGGCGGCTGCAAAACAGGGGACAGGACTGTCAAAG CTCCCAGACCTGAAGGATGCTGAGGCGGTTCAGAAGTTCTTCCTGGAGGAGATTCAGCTGGGAGAGGAGCTGTTGGCTCAAG GAGATTACGAGAACGGCATCGAGCACCTGACCAACGCCATCGCCGTGTGCGGCCAGCCCCAGCAGCTTCTCCAGGTGCTGCAGCAGACTCTCCCTCCACCAGTCTTCCAGATGCTACTCACCAAACTGCCCACCATCAGCCAG CGTATTGTGAGCGCACAAGGTAGCTTGAATGAAGAGGACTTAGAATGA
- the LOC135520316 gene encoding RNA-binding protein 34-like, translated as MIVDFGKQQREHALINTNGKLESFKFLDVRITDDLKWSTHTGSVVKKAQQFLINLRRCTIESILSGYITAWYGNCTDRNYRSLQRNLAADPTGLTTTDHVYGIVRESSLLMSMLWTVCPKVAVGLCEGPSVDKQSLDYVVGSVSGSLFPKESTSSSGSLSALFQAAPVVDTLFFVPAPKPEPRSVELKEGAVTKVPNHQKRTKKAAKDKSAADLSLENRETALQNADEDEQVPKMPKETKRKAVEMGEGGATEEEERQTKKQRTGAQIAEERVKQKRTVFVGNLPASCTKKTLQLVFKDQGAIESIRFRSVVREDPSMSRKVAAIQRNVHPKKQSINAYVVFEAEEGVEKALERNGMEIEKNFHIRVDRVSKSSLHDHKRSIFIGNLPFDINELPLRQHFEECGKVEGVRLVRDKNSGMGKGFGYILFESIDAVQLALKLDGSKLLGRSVRVKRSVKKEKEKTKVVHRGPRGKEREIKGAGKEPTKGGFKERPGQGGPQNKSSGRPQGKGPQMKSMGKPFKKSLGEATKAPTGPSSFKGEMADPNRKKAKVKALKKKLKPRKRNQVVHI; from the exons atgattgtggacttcgggaaacagcagagggagcatgcccTTATCAACACCAACGGAAAgttggaaagcttcaagttcctcgacgTACGCATCACTgatgatctgaaatggtccacccacacaggcagtgtggtgaagaaggcgcaacagttcCTCATCAACCTCAGGAG atgcacaattgagagcatcctgtcgggctatatcaccgcctggtacggcaactgcaccgacCGCAActacaggtctctccagagg aatttggcagcagatccaaccggcctcacaaccacagaccacgtgtacggCATCGTGCGGgagagcagtttgctgatgtcaatgttgtggaCAGTGTGCCCCaaggtggcggtggggttatg TGAGGGGCCATCCGTGGACAAACAGTCCTTGGACTATGTAGTGGGATCAGTATCAGGCAGCTTGTTTCCAAAGGAGTCTACATCCAGCTCCGGATCGTTATCTGCATTGTTCCAAGCTGCGCCAGTAGTTGACACTCTGTTCTTTGTTCCTGCTCCTAAG CCTGAACCGAGGAGCGTGGAGTTGAAGGAAGGTGCGGTCACAAAAGTCCCGAACCACCAGAAACGAACAAAGAAAGCCGCAAAGGACAAATCAGCTGCAGACCTAAGTCTAGAAAACAG AGAAACTGCATTACAAAATGCTGACGAAGATGAACAGGTCCCAAAGATGCCCAAGGAGACTAAAAGGAAAGCtgttgagatgggagaagggggtgcgacagaggaggaggagaggcagacaaaaaaacagaGGACTGGAGCCCAAATTGCAGAGGAGAGGGTAAAGCAGAAACGAACAGTGTTTGTCGGCAACCTTCCTGCCAGCTGCACAAAGAAG ACACTACAGCTCGTCTTCAAGGATCAGGGAGCCATTGAAAGCATTCGATTTCGATCAGTG GTAAGAGAAGATCCATCTATGTCACGCAAAGTAGCAGCTATTCA ACGCAACGTTCACCCCAAGAAGCAGAGCATCAATGCCTACGTGGTTTTCGAAGCTGAAGAAGGAGTCGAGAAGGCATTGGAAAG GAACGGCATGGAGATTGAGAAAAACTTTCACATCCGAGTCGACAGGGTCTCCAAAAGTTCATTG CACGATCACAAGAGGTCAATATTCATTGGCAATCTACCATTCG ATATAAACGAATTGCCATTGCGACAGCACTTTGAGGAGTGTGGCAAGGTGGAGGGGGTGCGGCTGGTGCGGGACAAGAACTCTGGAATGGGCAAGGGCTTCGGCTACATCTTATTCGAG AGCATCGATGCTGTCCAGCTGGCCTTGAAACTAGACGGCTCAAAACTCCTCGGGAGGTCGGTCCGGGTGAAGAGGTCAgtgaagaaggagaaagagaagacgAAGGTGGTGCACAGAGGTcccagagggaaagaaagagagattaaGGGTGCAGGGAAGGAGCCTACGAAAGGGGGATTTAAGGAGAGACCGGGCCAGGGAGGTCCCCAAAACAAATCTTCCGGGAGGCCGCAGGGGAAGGGGCCTCAAATGAAATCGATGGGGAAGCCATTCAAGAAAAGTCTAGGTGAGGCAACGAAAGCCCCCACAGGCCCCTCTTCCTTCAAAGGTGAGATGGCCGACCCAAACAGAAAAAAAGCAAAGGTGAAAGCACTGAAGAAGAAACTCAAACCGAGGAAAAGGAATCAGGTCGTACACATTTGA